One window of Acidobacteriota bacterium genomic DNA carries:
- a CDS encoding protein kinase, translating into MEPSSVGPYRIIERLGAGGMGEVYLAVDTRLNRKVALKSLTDPSLDAPHARSRLLREARAAAQITHPNIAAIYDILDTEAHPCIVMEYAQGETLARIASRGPLPCHQVLTIASQLAGALAHAHAAGVVHRDLKPSNVVLTPDGAAKVLDFGLARVSDLEQDLASADASTCEVTLSRAGVMAGTPAYMAPEQLGGHPASPSSDIYSLGATLFELLTGRKPFDAPTTRDVIYQVLAKPTPLVSAVNGSVPPVVDAIVAKAMAKDPAERYRSAAEMADDLQQAALKCAATPDRSGSRGSTVGLAASLAAITSRRRWTAGLAGAALVAAVLVPAGFLLQERMFPVPPVASQFVAVLPFANQTGDPAQDAVAAGFSEAIVSALEGLSAVNVLSRPADPAISPNSGDARKAAREHGVTMLVSGSLRRVSGVPRFVVAVEDPSGKVVSEKTYHGWTTGTSGTQAQATSDIVAALNVSLTAADRGRLSRTPACQAASYADYAAGRLLLDRRDVAGNVARAEKAFRSAVARDPSCAPAMAGLADACLAQYGETRDPSWIEQARSLIVNASAADPDSPAIRISLARFYLSTGKNEQAENAIRQVIEKRPFDDEPHRVLSDALDTEGRKQEADAEIQQAIRLRPNNVLNHLVQGAMLLEAQRYKDAVDTFGRVLAIQPDNAWALTNRCSAHAYLGAYEQALACYQALPSDATNLTNIGVIYFALGRFREAATVCAKAVELDPGNDIKRRNLADAYAAIGDRTSALREFEQAATLTQGMIRVNAHQPRVLARHAFYDAKLGRREEALRHASQAVELARDDPYVLYRRAVVHCLLGQPVDAVIWLERALQKDYPVRDARGDADLDPIKTLPKVAEMLRGDR; encoded by the coding sequence ATGGAACCCTCGTCTGTCGGCCCGTACCGTATCATCGAACGGCTGGGAGCCGGTGGGATGGGTGAGGTCTACCTGGCGGTGGACACCCGTCTGAATCGGAAGGTCGCGCTCAAGTCCCTCACCGATCCGTCGCTCGATGCCCCGCACGCGCGAAGCCGGCTGCTGCGTGAGGCGCGCGCCGCCGCCCAGATCACGCATCCGAACATCGCGGCGATCTATGACATCCTCGACACCGAGGCGCATCCCTGCATCGTGATGGAGTACGCGCAGGGCGAGACGCTCGCTCGCATCGCGAGCCGCGGGCCTCTGCCGTGCCACCAGGTCCTCACTATCGCCTCGCAGCTGGCGGGCGCACTGGCGCACGCGCACGCGGCGGGCGTCGTGCACAGGGATCTCAAGCCGTCGAATGTCGTGCTGACACCGGACGGCGCGGCCAAGGTCCTCGACTTCGGCCTTGCCCGCGTCAGCGACCTCGAACAGGATCTGGCATCCGCCGATGCATCCACGTGCGAAGTGACGCTGTCGCGAGCGGGCGTCATGGCCGGCACGCCGGCCTACATGGCTCCCGAGCAACTGGGTGGGCATCCGGCGAGCCCCTCGAGCGACATCTACAGCCTCGGTGCCACGCTGTTCGAACTGCTCACCGGGCGGAAGCCCTTCGACGCGCCGACCACGCGCGATGTGATCTACCAGGTTCTGGCGAAGCCTACGCCCCTGGTCAGTGCCGTCAACGGATCCGTGCCGCCAGTCGTGGACGCGATCGTCGCGAAAGCGATGGCCAAGGATCCGGCGGAACGGTACCGGTCGGCGGCGGAGATGGCCGACGATCTTCAGCAGGCGGCGCTCAAGTGCGCGGCCACGCCAGACCGATCCGGATCGCGCGGATCGACGGTCGGCCTGGCTGCGAGTCTGGCGGCGATCACGTCGCGCCGCCGGTGGACGGCGGGGCTGGCCGGCGCCGCGCTCGTGGCGGCGGTGTTGGTGCCGGCGGGATTCCTTCTTCAGGAGCGAATGTTCCCCGTCCCGCCTGTTGCCTCGCAGTTCGTGGCCGTCCTGCCGTTCGCCAACCAGACCGGCGATCCGGCCCAGGACGCGGTCGCCGCTGGCTTTTCAGAGGCGATTGTCTCCGCGCTCGAGGGCCTGTCGGCGGTGAACGTGCTCTCGCGGCCAGCCGACCCGGCGATCTCCCCGAACTCCGGGGATGCGCGAAAGGCCGCCCGCGAGCACGGCGTGACCATGCTGGTGAGCGGCAGTCTGCGCCGGGTTAGCGGGGTGCCGCGCTTCGTTGTGGCGGTGGAGGACCCGAGCGGCAAGGTCGTCTCCGAGAAGACCTATCACGGTTGGACCACCGGGACGTCCGGGACTCAAGCGCAGGCCACCTCCGATATCGTCGCGGCGCTGAACGTCAGCCTGACGGCGGCGGATCGAGGCCGGCTGAGCCGGACGCCCGCGTGCCAGGCCGCCTCGTACGCCGATTACGCGGCTGGACGCCTGCTGCTCGACCGCCGTGATGTCGCCGGCAATGTGGCCAGGGCCGAGAAGGCGTTCCGGTCTGCCGTCGCACGGGATCCCTCCTGCGCGCCGGCGATGGCCGGCCTGGCCGACGCGTGCCTCGCCCAGTACGGCGAGACCAGAGATCCGTCATGGATCGAACAGGCCAGATCCTTGATCGTGAATGCCAGCGCCGCGGATCCCGACAGCCCGGCCATCCGGATCTCGCTGGCGCGTTTCTATCTCAGCACCGGCAAGAACGAACAAGCCGAGAACGCCATCCGGCAGGTGATCGAGAAGCGGCCGTTCGACGACGAGCCGCATCGCGTACTCTCAGACGCGCTGGACACGGAAGGCCGGAAGCAGGAAGCGGATGCGGAGATTCAGCAGGCCATCAGGCTTCGGCCCAACAACGTCCTCAATCACCTGGTCCAGGGCGCGATGTTGCTGGAGGCCCAGCGCTACAAGGACGCAGTCGACACGTTCGGGCGCGTTCTGGCGATCCAGCCCGACAATGCCTGGGCGTTGACGAACCGGTGTTCCGCTCACGCGTATCTTGGTGCCTACGAGCAGGCGCTCGCGTGTTACCAGGCGCTGCCCTCAGACGCTACCAACCTCACAAATATCGGTGTGATCTACTTTGCGCTCGGCCGGTTTCGTGAAGCGGCAACCGTGTGCGCCAAGGCGGTGGAGTTGGATCCGGGCAACGACATCAAGCGCCGCAACCTCGCCGACGCGTACGCGGCGATCGGCGATCGAACAAGCGCCCTCAGGGAATTCGAACAGGCCGCGACGCTCACGCAGGGCATGATCAGGGTCAATGCCCATCAACCGAGGGTGCTGGCCCGGCACGCGTTCTATGATGCGAAGCTCGGCCGCCGCGAGGAAGCACTTCGACATGCCAGTCAGGCCGTGGAACTTGCTCGAGACGACCCGTACGTCCTGTACCGACGCGCCGTGGTTCACTGCCTTCTCGGCCAGCCAGTCGACGCGGTCATCTGGCTCGAGCGCGCGCTACAGAAGGATTACCCGGTGCGAGACGCGCGTGGCGACGCGGATCTCGATCCGATCAAGACGCTCCCGAAAGTCGCTGAGATGCTGCGCGGAGATCGGTAG
- a CDS encoding DinB family protein: MLHPILQATADALRAATVDLAPDDIGRRRQPDRWSVAQILDHLLRTYTSTAYILNRCVGQNKPKGRRPTLRERVAAWVVVDLGHFPTGSQAPAVALPSPSPAPTVRDDALAALAQLDGAAAAAEARFGRRTKLANHPILGPLDAGQWRRFHFVHTRHHMKQIARLSVQSSRSNYGIVITPGVIEFAPVPLCYSLHEFTARPFLTGPEATWNPRLSARTVSSNGWEPVGWVRSTWRWTPV; the protein is encoded by the coding sequence GTGCTGCATCCCATCCTGCAGGCCACCGCAGACGCGCTGCGCGCTGCAACCGTTGATCTGGCGCCCGACGACATCGGGCGTCGTCGCCAGCCGGACCGCTGGTCCGTCGCCCAGATTCTCGACCATCTGCTTCGGACGTATACCAGCACGGCGTATATCCTCAATCGATGCGTGGGGCAGAACAAGCCGAAGGGCAGGCGACCTACGCTGCGGGAGCGAGTGGCCGCGTGGGTGGTCGTCGATCTCGGCCACTTTCCGACCGGCTCCCAGGCCCCTGCCGTGGCCCTCCCGTCACCCAGCCCGGCCCCGACCGTCAGAGACGATGCCCTGGCGGCCCTGGCGCAGCTGGACGGTGCGGCGGCGGCGGCCGAAGCGCGGTTCGGACGCCGGACGAAACTCGCCAATCATCCGATCCTCGGGCCGCTCGACGCCGGGCAGTGGCGCCGATTCCACTTCGTCCACACCCGCCACCACATGAAGCAGATCGCCCGGCTGAGTGTCCAATCATCCCGGAGTAATTACGGAATTGTAATCACTCCGGGAGTGATTGAATTCGCCCCGGTGCCTTTGTGCTATTCTCTGCACGAATTCACCGCGCGACCGTTCCTGACAGGCCCTGAGGCGACATGGAACCCTCGTCTGTCGGCCCGTACCGTATCATCGAACGGCTGGGAGCCGGTGGGATGGGTGAGGTCTACCTGGCGGTGGACACCCGTCTGA
- a CDS encoding alpha/beta fold hydrolase, producing the protein MKRTICIAAALLLATAPSGAAAEYPAPVQGDYVLKNFAFASGGSLPELRMHYRTIGQPRKDAAGLVRNAVLVLHGTTGSGAQFLAASFAGELFGSGQLLDASKYFLILVDNIGHGGSSRPSDGLRAAFPKYGYRDMVTAQYRLLTEGLGVNHLRLVMGTSMGGMHSWLWGEMYPDFMDALMPLASLPTQIAGRNRMWRRIAIDAIRSDPEWQGGNYTAQPRGLRTAAGMLDLMSSNPALHQAAAPTFEAADKAFDTYVNNYMKTADANNVLYALQASWDYDPGPALEKIKAPLVAVNSADDLINPPELRILEREITRVAKGSAFVIPLGDKTRGHGSHTIAALWKDHLAGLLKATEK; encoded by the coding sequence GTGAAACGGACGATTTGTATAGCCGCTGCCTTGCTGCTTGCCACCGCGCCGAGCGGTGCTGCCGCTGAGTATCCCGCGCCGGTGCAGGGCGACTACGTCCTGAAGAATTTCGCCTTCGCGAGCGGCGGGAGTCTGCCCGAGTTGCGCATGCACTACCGGACCATCGGTCAGCCGCGAAAAGACGCCGCGGGTCTGGTCCGCAACGCCGTGCTCGTGCTGCACGGAACGACGGGCAGCGGTGCGCAGTTCCTCGCGGCGTCGTTCGCAGGTGAGCTGTTTGGCTCGGGCCAGCTGCTGGACGCGTCGAAGTACTTTCTCATCCTGGTGGACAACATCGGCCACGGCGGATCGAGCCGGCCGAGCGACGGCCTGCGCGCGGCGTTTCCGAAGTATGGCTACCGCGACATGGTGACCGCCCAGTACCGGCTGCTCACCGAAGGGCTGGGCGTCAACCACCTGCGTCTGGTGATGGGCACATCGATGGGCGGGATGCACTCCTGGCTGTGGGGCGAGATGTACCCCGATTTCATGGATGCCCTGATGCCGCTCGCCAGCCTGCCCACGCAAATCGCGGGGCGCAACCGCATGTGGCGCAGGATCGCCATCGATGCCATTCGCAGCGACCCCGAGTGGCAGGGCGGAAACTACACGGCTCAGCCGAGGGGGCTGCGCACGGCGGCCGGGATGCTGGACTTGATGAGCAGCAACCCGGCGCTGCACCAGGCGGCGGCGCCGACATTCGAAGCCGCCGACAAGGCCTTCGACACGTACGTCAACAACTACATGAAGACCGCCGACGCGAACAACGTGCTGTACGCGCTTCAGGCGTCCTGGGATTACGATCCGGGTCCGGCACTCGAGAAGATCAAGGCGCCGCTGGTGGCGGTGAACTCAGCGGACGACCTCATCAACCCGCCCGAACTGCGCATCCTCGAGCGGGAGATCACACGCGTGGCGAAGGGGTCCGCGTTCGTCATTCCACTGGGCGACAAGACCCGAGGCCACGGAAGCCACACCATCGCGGCGTTGTGGAAGGACCATCTGGCCGGTCTGCTCAAAGCCACGGAGAAGTAG
- a CDS encoding 4-phosphoerythronate dehydrogenase, producing MATVTILADENIPFAREAFGTLGEVRLLQGRRITRDHLRDVDLLVVRAITRVDEAMLAGTRVRFVGTATSGSDHVAIDDLARMGIASHAALGCNANAVAEYIAAAWLTLARRHGCALAGKHVGIIGVGHVGSLVVEKATALGMVPVLNDPPKSLATGSDIYRPIDELLDCDIITCHTPLTYDGLFPTYRLIGERFFSRLKPGAWFCNAGRGEAVDERGLGRALGDGRLDATVLDVWDHEPAIDGQLLADVDIGTPHVAGYSLEGKLNGTAMVYDAACRFLGVEPAWHAGATALPPSLPPPTVNAAGRNEVEVLADVVAAVCPIARDHEALRRTAPMTPGERALVFDELRSTYQMRREFRQTTVTVTGGSPELISTLRALQFHVT from the coding sequence GTGGCGACCGTCACCATTCTGGCCGACGAGAACATCCCGTTCGCTCGGGAGGCGTTCGGCACGCTCGGCGAGGTGCGCCTGCTGCAGGGGCGCCGGATCACTCGTGATCATCTCCGTGACGTCGATCTGCTCGTCGTCCGGGCGATCACGCGCGTGGACGAGGCGATGCTGGCGGGCACGCGGGTTCGATTCGTCGGCACCGCCACGTCCGGTTCGGATCACGTGGCGATCGACGATCTAGCGCGGATGGGGATCGCGAGTCATGCCGCGCTCGGGTGCAACGCCAACGCCGTCGCCGAATACATCGCTGCCGCGTGGCTCACGCTGGCTCGCCGTCACGGATGCGCGCTCGCCGGAAAGCACGTCGGCATCATCGGCGTCGGGCACGTCGGTTCGCTGGTTGTCGAAAAGGCGACAGCGCTCGGCATGGTGCCGGTCCTCAACGATCCGCCGAAATCACTCGCCACCGGGAGCGACATCTATCGCCCGATCGACGAGCTGCTCGACTGCGACATCATCACGTGCCACACGCCGTTGACGTACGACGGGCTCTTTCCCACGTATCGGCTCATCGGCGAGCGGTTCTTCTCGCGTCTTAAACCGGGCGCGTGGTTCTGCAACGCCGGGAGGGGCGAGGCCGTCGACGAGAGGGGGCTCGGCCGCGCCCTCGGAGACGGTCGGCTCGATGCGACAGTCCTCGATGTCTGGGATCACGAGCCGGCCATTGACGGGCAGCTCCTCGCCGACGTCGACATCGGCACACCTCATGTGGCGGGCTATTCGCTCGAAGGCAAGTTGAACGGCACGGCGATGGTGTACGACGCCGCCTGCCGCTTCCTCGGCGTCGAGCCGGCGTGGCACGCCGGGGCGACTGCGCTGCCGCCCTCTCTCCCGCCACCCACCGTCAACGCCGCAGGACGAAACGAGGTGGAGGTGCTGGCGGACGTCGTCGCGGCGGTGTGTCCGATCGCACGCGACCACGAGGCGCTCCGCCGAACGGCGCCGATGACGCCTGGCGAGCGGGCTCTGGTGTTTGACGAGTTGCGCAGCACTTATCAGATGCGCCGGGAATTCCGCCAGACCACGGTGACCGTCACCGGCGGATCGCCCGAGTTGATCAGCACGCTCCGCGCGCTGCAGTTCCACGTGACCTGA
- a CDS encoding response regulator: MYVRSLYPCGCRLSTLLAALLLGAVLATSAEAQPTAPGDLWRWSRFTTLDGLPSDRVVDAVEAYDGTMWVLAGGDIAYFDGFRWREVPLPAGFEQRAFHVAALSGSGLAVLAPSQLLVGDRHGFRVAEAAADGTSRRWRAIAGARNGPLLLLDDAGMLFEWDGKTFRPHEAGARFGRVLNLYQAGSAAAWISADQGLYCWDGTTWRSRMPPGTDPYLLSTVIERPDEGAYAYIESPQSARGLWRWDTSNSTAPRGTRQPILSQTVSLAVTLDGNILAAHQTGELTVLRNQSWGPLTTRFAEMTDAHGIGVRANGDVWVTSDHGLFLASRSVTRWTFLSFPSADGRNGVNDIYRGHDGMWLATANGLVRVQRNGEVSEHIQRIGREALGTVTGVMRDSRGRLWISSGGSFTGVRWLDRKGWHRLTDDPLLDRTYVHHVASDSGGGVWFLGLASTAGAGETRPIDGPGAFQLGPDGRITRWSVAEGLKSGRVYAFAEAPDGAFWFGTSGGLSRFFHGQWRHWTLAEGLAFDRIFSLAVDLSGAVWFGHQTKGGLGRLQGDTIRYFTSRDGLASDDVWSVQPDARGRVWVSCLGGLSVLEDGNWTTFDTRAGLRSTRVWPVRPAADYAYIGTNGGGLAVLDVGNPSPPPIVINEPPVTEADAVQVSWRAFAWWGELASDDVPTRVRIDEGPWAMWSTERTRRFGSLASGDHVVRIQAKGLLGHPGPVATIPVSIARPFYLRPAFYVPMATLGIISLGLVVNLGIRRRRHHRELQEREQRFSQIFHSSPLATGISSPEEGRIVDINEEFARRFGYTHDEVIGRTVTDIGFWIRPEDRAAVVSALDDPDGSHRIETQLRCKSGEVADVVLYPARIEIGGKPSLVWQILDVTAQRRLEAQLQQAHKMESVGRLAGGIAHDFNNLLTIIMGNASLLDDALEPGDERHGEVGQIQVAAERAEKLTRQLLAFARKQIVEPRTVNLNDLVLRTDRMLRRLIGEHVELVTILAPDAMAVHVDPAQIEQVLLNLAVNARDAMLDGGTLTLRTANVEMAEGDPTREPDTPPGAYVRLSVVDTGTGMDGRTAAHVFDPFFTTKAAGKGTGLGLATCYGIVKQLRGQITIDTARGRGTAFHVDLPVATSPAQVEETPEERVELPRGSEVVLLVEDEVQVRRLAASILRQRGYDVFEAANGPEALGFEAGHEGPIDILVTDIVMPQMRGTELASRLKPRRPDMKVLFMSGYTDDQMFRQEVGTGSFAFLAKPFTPASLASKVREQLDSSAT; this comes from the coding sequence ATGTACGTTCGTTCGCTCTATCCCTGCGGATGTCGCCTGTCGACGTTGCTAGCCGCGCTGCTGCTTGGCGCCGTTCTGGCCACCTCTGCGGAGGCTCAGCCCACCGCGCCAGGCGACCTCTGGCGCTGGTCCAGATTCACGACCCTCGATGGACTGCCGTCCGACAGGGTCGTCGACGCGGTCGAGGCCTACGACGGCACCATGTGGGTGCTCGCCGGCGGGGACATCGCGTACTTCGACGGGTTCCGCTGGAGAGAAGTGCCGCTTCCGGCCGGGTTCGAGCAGCGGGCGTTCCACGTTGCGGCCCTCTCAGGCAGCGGGCTGGCCGTGCTCGCTCCGAGCCAACTCCTGGTCGGGGATCGCCACGGTTTCCGAGTGGCCGAGGCAGCCGCGGACGGGACGAGTCGCCGGTGGCGGGCCATCGCCGGCGCGCGCAACGGTCCTCTGCTGCTGCTCGACGACGCTGGCATGCTGTTCGAATGGGACGGCAAGACATTCAGACCCCACGAGGCCGGGGCGCGATTTGGCCGCGTGCTCAATCTGTACCAGGCGGGCTCGGCAGCAGCATGGATCAGTGCCGATCAGGGGTTGTACTGTTGGGACGGGACGACCTGGCGTTCGCGGATGCCGCCTGGCACCGATCCGTACCTCCTCTCCACAGTCATTGAGCGGCCTGACGAGGGGGCGTATGCGTACATCGAGAGCCCACAGTCGGCCCGCGGATTGTGGCGGTGGGACACCTCGAACTCGACCGCTCCGCGGGGCACGCGCCAGCCGATTCTCAGCCAGACGGTGTCGCTGGCCGTCACGCTGGATGGAAATATATTGGCCGCGCACCAGACCGGCGAACTGACGGTCCTCCGCAATCAGTCGTGGGGCCCGCTGACCACACGCTTCGCCGAGATGACGGACGCACATGGGATAGGAGTTCGGGCCAACGGCGACGTGTGGGTGACGTCGGACCACGGCCTGTTCCTCGCCAGCCGTTCGGTCACCCGATGGACATTTCTGTCGTTCCCGTCGGCCGACGGCCGCAATGGTGTCAACGACATCTATCGAGGCCACGACGGCATGTGGCTGGCGACAGCCAATGGGCTTGTTCGGGTGCAGCGCAACGGTGAGGTCTCCGAACACATTCAGCGAATCGGTCGGGAAGCCCTCGGCACCGTGACAGGCGTGATGCGGGACTCCCGGGGTCGCCTCTGGATCTCGAGCGGGGGCAGCTTTACCGGCGTGCGGTGGCTTGACCGGAAGGGCTGGCACCGGTTGACCGACGACCCCCTGCTGGATCGTACTTACGTGCATCACGTGGCCTCCGATTCAGGCGGCGGCGTGTGGTTCCTGGGTCTCGCGTCGACGGCAGGAGCAGGAGAAACGCGGCCGATCGATGGTCCTGGCGCCTTCCAGCTTGGTCCCGACGGCCGCATCACGCGCTGGAGCGTGGCCGAAGGACTGAAGAGCGGCCGGGTCTACGCCTTCGCGGAGGCGCCGGACGGCGCGTTCTGGTTTGGTACCAGCGGAGGTCTGAGCCGCTTTTTCCACGGCCAGTGGCGTCATTGGACGCTCGCGGAGGGACTTGCGTTCGACAGGATATTCAGCCTCGCTGTGGACTTGTCGGGTGCCGTGTGGTTCGGGCACCAGACGAAAGGGGGCCTGGGCCGGCTGCAGGGCGACACGATTCGCTACTTCACCAGCCGCGATGGGCTGGCGAGCGATGACGTGTGGTCGGTCCAGCCAGACGCGCGGGGCCGTGTGTGGGTCTCGTGCCTCGGAGGCTTGTCGGTCCTCGAGGACGGCAATTGGACGACGTTCGATACGCGCGCCGGGCTGCGCAGCACGAGGGTGTGGCCCGTGCGGCCAGCGGCTGACTACGCGTACATCGGAACCAACGGTGGAGGGCTGGCCGTGCTGGACGTCGGGAATCCATCGCCGCCCCCAATCGTGATCAATGAGCCCCCTGTGACCGAAGCCGACGCGGTCCAGGTGAGCTGGCGGGCGTTTGCGTGGTGGGGTGAACTGGCGTCAGACGATGTCCCGACCCGTGTCCGGATCGACGAAGGCCCCTGGGCCATGTGGTCGACCGAACGAACACGGAGGTTCGGCTCGCTCGCTTCAGGCGACCATGTCGTTCGTATCCAGGCGAAAGGCCTGCTTGGGCATCCTGGACCGGTGGCGACGATTCCCGTGTCCATCGCCCGGCCGTTCTACCTGCGCCCGGCTTTCTACGTGCCGATGGCGACGCTCGGCATCATCAGCCTCGGTCTGGTCGTCAATCTCGGCATTCGCCGCCGGCGGCATCACCGCGAACTCCAGGAGCGAGAGCAGAGATTCAGCCAGATCTTCCATTCCAGTCCTCTGGCCACCGGAATCTCGTCGCCCGAAGAGGGTCGCATCGTCGATATCAACGAGGAGTTTGCCCGGCGCTTTGGATACACCCACGACGAGGTGATCGGCAGGACGGTGACCGACATCGGTTTCTGGATTCGGCCAGAGGATCGCGCTGCGGTAGTGTCAGCACTCGACGACCCTGATGGAAGTCACCGGATTGAGACGCAGTTGCGCTGCAAGTCGGGCGAGGTAGCCGACGTCGTCCTCTACCCGGCGCGGATCGAGATTGGCGGAAAGCCCTCGTTGGTCTGGCAGATTCTCGATGTCACCGCGCAGCGGCGTCTCGAAGCGCAGCTTCAGCAGGCTCACAAGATGGAAAGCGTCGGGCGTCTGGCGGGAGGCATCGCGCACGACTTCAACAATCTCCTGACTATCATCATGGGCAATGCGTCGCTGCTCGATGACGCGCTGGAGCCGGGAGACGAGCGGCACGGCGAGGTCGGGCAGATCCAGGTGGCGGCCGAGCGCGCGGAGAAGCTCACTCGCCAACTGCTGGCGTTCGCCCGCAAACAGATTGTCGAGCCGCGGACCGTGAATCTGAACGATCTGGTCTTGAGGACCGATCGCATGTTGAGGCGTCTTATTGGCGAGCACGTCGAGCTGGTCACGATCCTGGCGCCCGATGCCATGGCCGTGCACGTCGACCCCGCCCAGATCGAACAGGTGCTGCTCAACCTGGCCGTCAACGCGCGAGACGCGATGCTGGACGGTGGCACGCTGACACTCCGCACCGCGAACGTCGAGATGGCCGAGGGCGACCCGACGCGTGAACCTGATACGCCTCCGGGTGCGTACGTCAGGCTGTCAGTGGTCGATACCGGTACCGGCATGGACGGACGGACGGCCGCTCACGTCTTTGATCCGTTCTTCACGACCAAGGCAGCCGGTAAGGGAACCGGGCTCGGTCTGGCGACCTGTTACGGCATCGTAAAACAGTTGCGGGGACAGATCACGATCGACACGGCACGAGGTCGCGGCACCGCGTTCCACGTCGACCTGCCGGTGGCTACGTCGCCGGCGCAGGTCGAAGAAACGCCCGAGGAGCGTGTCGAGTTGCCGAGAGGATCCGAGGTCGTACTGCTGGTCGAAGACGAGGTGCAGGTGCGCCGGCTGGCCGCCTCGATCCTCCGCCAGCGCGGCTATGACGTGTTCGAAGCGGCAAACGGTCCGGAGGCTCTGGGGTTCGAGGCCGGGCATGAGGGACCGATCGACATACTGGTGACCGACATCGTGATGCCGCAGATGCGGGGGACCGAGCTGGCGAGCCGTCTGAAGCCCCGGCGCCCCGACATGAAGGTGCTGTTCATGTCCGGCTACACCGACGACCAGATGTTCCGCCAGGAAGTCGGGACCGGGTCGTTCGCGTTTCTTGCCAAACCGTTCACGCCCGCATCCCTGGCCAGCAAGGTACGGGAGCAACTCGACAGTTCCGCAACATAG
- a CDS encoding gluconate 2-dehydrogenase subunit 3 family protein: MGVISDGQRDLLLVLAARLVPEAAQLPHAGQLAMLALIDEALAGRPPGMQRQFGLFLRVLRWAPVARYGRRLDRLTPQQQDSALRWFQDCPVQIIRSGFWGVRTLVMMGYYGRPEAGASIGYHPSADGNAVLHARSRR, from the coding sequence GTGGGAGTCATTTCCGACGGTCAGCGCGACTTGCTGCTCGTGCTTGCGGCGCGTCTTGTGCCGGAGGCCGCGCAACTCCCGCATGCCGGTCAGCTGGCCATGCTCGCGCTCATCGACGAGGCGCTCGCCGGCCGGCCTCCCGGGATGCAGCGCCAGTTCGGTCTGTTTCTCCGCGTTTTGCGGTGGGCGCCAGTCGCGCGCTATGGACGCCGGCTCGACCGCCTCACGCCACAGCAGCAGGATTCGGCGCTGCGCTGGTTTCAGGACTGCCCTGTCCAGATCATTCGAAGCGGCTTCTGGGGTGTTCGAACGCTCGTGATGATGGGTTACTACGGGCGGCCCGAGGCGGGCGCATCGATCGGCTACCATCCGTCGGCTGACGGCAACGCGGTGCTCCATGCTCGATCGCGACGCTGA